A genome region from Blautia coccoides includes the following:
- the spoIVB gene encoding SpoIVB peptidase, which yields MSKKRNYRRLLFVFLIADIIAAGTMGYKEVKNSIPDTLYVRSGNEDGISKMLDNPLVTYPETLNVADSGTYRIPCSLLGVVPLKDVKVETVEDKWVSVCGMPIGLYMDTEGVLIVDTGEIIGSDGIPCEPAANIAKSGDYILQVDGEAVTSKKDLISRIHDCDGKPVTLLVKRGEEEVPISIDPVLGEDQKYKLGIWVRDNTQGIGTLTYVEEDGSYGALGHGISDTDTGELLDISGGELYQAQIVSVLKGTKGNPGELSGYIDYDDSKKIGTIDVNTEKGIFGSVNDGCMYKLPLTSMEVGYKQEVETGEAQILADLEGEVKAYQVNITDIYRDQADTNKAFAIQVTDPELLAATGGIVQGMSGSPIVQNGKLIGAVTHVFVQDSTKGYGIFIEKMLED from the coding sequence TTGTCGAAAAAGCGTAATTATCGGCGCCTTCTTTTCGTATTCTTAATAGCAGATATTATTGCAGCCGGCACAATGGGATATAAGGAGGTTAAAAACTCCATACCGGATACACTGTATGTCCGCTCAGGAAATGAGGATGGTATCAGCAAAATGCTGGATAATCCCCTGGTCACTTACCCGGAGACCCTGAACGTGGCAGACAGCGGCACCTACCGGATACCATGCAGCCTGCTGGGAGTAGTTCCGCTGAAGGATGTGAAAGTTGAGACTGTAGAGGACAAATGGGTATCTGTGTGCGGCATGCCCATAGGCCTTTATATGGACACAGAAGGAGTTTTGATCGTTGATACAGGGGAAATCATAGGAAGCGATGGAATTCCCTGTGAGCCGGCCGCTAACATTGCCAAATCAGGGGATTACATCCTGCAGGTTGACGGGGAAGCTGTGACTTCCAAAAAAGATCTGATCTCCAGGATCCACGACTGTGACGGAAAGCCTGTCACCCTTCTTGTAAAACGCGGGGAAGAGGAAGTGCCTATCTCCATTGATCCCGTTTTAGGTGAAGACCAGAAATATAAGTTGGGAATCTGGGTCAGGGACAACACCCAGGGTATCGGTACGCTGACCTATGTGGAGGAGGACGGAAGCTATGGGGCACTGGGTCATGGGATCAGTGACACAGACACAGGGGAACTTCTGGATATCTCCGGCGGAGAATTGTATCAGGCACAGATCGTATCCGTACTAAAAGGCACAAAAGGCAATCCGGGGGAACTTTCAGGCTATATTGATTACGATGACAGCAAAAAGATAGGGACAATTGATGTCAACACAGAAAAAGGAATCTTCGGTTCCGTCAATGATGGATGCATGTATAAGCTCCCCCTGACCTCCATGGAAGTGGGCTACAAACAGGAGGTAGAGACCGGGGAGGCCCAGATCCTGGCGGATTTGGAAGGTGAAGTGAAAGCCTATCAAGTAAATATCACAGATATTTACAGAGACCAGGCGGATACAAACAAAGCTTTTGCCATACAGGTGACCGATCCCGAGCTTCTTGCGGCAACCGGAGGAATTGTTCAGGGTATGAGCGGAAGCCCGATTGTACAGAACGGAAAATTGATTGGCGCCGTGACACATGTTTTTGTACAGGATTCTACCAAAGGTTACGGCATTTTTATTGAAAAGATGCTGGAAGATTAG
- the recN gene encoding DNA repair protein RecN, with amino-acid sequence MLVHLHVKNLALIDEIEVDFAEGLNILTGETGAGKSVLIGSVNLALGQKASREMIREGAEFAFVELVFEVNEKTASHLKAMDIFPEDGQIIISRKITGSRSICKINGETCTVSAVKEAASYLLDIHGQHEHQSLLYPEKQMDILDAYGREDILSGREIVGRLYREYADLKKELSTYQLDREQRKREMDFLAFEIGEIEDARLTEGEDETLETEYRRLINGKKITEALNEIYEQTGYERDGSADRIGRAVRRLAQVTEFDENLSGLYASLNDVDALLSDFNRELSSYLNDFSFSQEEFLQLEERLNLVNHLKAKYGKTISEIFSYKEEKEKELERLRNFELYRERLKKELSEKAEELTQKSNDLTKARKTWAEKLECEITQALKDLNFLEVEFRIDFIRRESFGENGVDRICFMISTNPGEPVKDLTKVVSGGELSRIMLAIKTILADRDEKETLIFDEIDTGISGRTAWKVSEKMAVIGRQHQVLCITHLPQIAAQADFHFLIEKKVENQGTRTIIKKLGEQDSVRELARMLGGDRITDAVLSNASEMKDLARQQKNTRLK; translated from the coding sequence ATGCTGGTACATTTACATGTAAAAAATCTGGCGCTGATCGATGAAATAGAAGTGGATTTTGCGGAAGGCCTGAACATTCTCACAGGTGAGACAGGTGCAGGTAAATCCGTACTCATCGGCTCGGTCAATCTGGCACTGGGACAGAAAGCTTCCAGGGAAATGATACGGGAAGGCGCCGAATTTGCTTTTGTGGAGCTGGTTTTTGAAGTGAATGAAAAAACAGCGTCACATTTAAAGGCTATGGATATTTTTCCTGAGGATGGGCAGATTATAATCAGCAGGAAAATTACCGGGAGCAGAAGTATATGCAAGATCAATGGTGAAACCTGTACGGTATCCGCGGTAAAAGAAGCCGCGTCCTATCTGCTTGATATTCACGGTCAGCACGAACATCAATCCCTATTATATCCGGAAAAACAAATGGATATTCTGGATGCGTACGGCAGAGAGGATATTTTGTCCGGCAGGGAGATTGTGGGCAGGCTTTACAGGGAATATGCGGATCTGAAAAAAGAGTTGTCCACCTACCAGCTTGACCGGGAACAGCGGAAGCGGGAGATGGATTTTCTTGCATTTGAGATTGGTGAGATAGAGGATGCCCGGCTGACGGAAGGCGAGGATGAAACGCTGGAGACAGAATACCGCCGCCTGATCAACGGCAAAAAAATCACAGAGGCACTGAACGAGATATATGAGCAGACCGGATATGAAAGGGATGGAAGCGCGGACAGGATCGGAAGAGCTGTGCGCCGTCTGGCCCAGGTGACAGAGTTTGATGAGAACTTGTCCGGACTGTATGCGTCCCTGAATGATGTGGATGCACTTTTAAGCGATTTTAACAGGGAGTTGTCCTCCTATTTAAACGACTTTTCCTTTTCTCAGGAAGAATTTCTGCAGCTTGAGGAGAGGCTGAATCTTGTGAATCATCTCAAGGCAAAATACGGAAAAACTATTTCTGAGATCTTTTCTTATAAAGAAGAGAAGGAGAAGGAGCTGGAACGTCTCCGGAATTTTGAGCTTTACAGGGAACGTCTAAAAAAAGAGCTGTCTGAAAAAGCAGAAGAGCTTACGCAGAAGAGCAATGACTTAACAAAGGCCAGGAAAACCTGGGCGGAAAAGCTGGAATGCGAGATCACCCAGGCACTGAAGGATCTGAACTTCCTTGAAGTGGAATTCAGGATAGACTTTATAAGACGTGAGTCCTTCGGAGAAAATGGTGTAGACCGTATCTGCTTTATGATCTCCACCAATCCCGGTGAGCCGGTAAAAGATCTGACAAAAGTGGTGTCAGGCGGTGAGCTTTCCAGGATCATGCTTGCCATTAAGACCATATTGGCTGACAGGGACGAGAAGGAAACCCTGATCTTCGATGAAATTGACACGGGGATCAGCGGCAGAACTGCTTGGAAAGTGTCAGAAAAGATGGCGGTCATCGGAAGACAGCATCAGGTGCTGTGCATCACCCATCTGCCCCAGATCGCGGCCCAGGCGGATTTCCATTTCCTTATTGAAAAAAAAGTGGAAAACCAGGGGACACGGACCATCATTAAAAAGCTGGGAGAACAGGATTCTGTGAGGGAACTTGCAAGGATGCTGGGCGGTGACAGGATAACAGATGCCGTATTATCCAATGCTTCTGAAATGAAAGATTTGGCACGTCAACAAAAAAATACAAGATTGAAATAG
- a CDS encoding NAD(+)/NADH kinase yields the protein MENFFIIANCEKDEGLKISRKAEAYLKSKGKMCTIGAEKSCERDADNHYTDASTIPEGVECVIVLGGDGTLLHAARDVVDRQIPLLGINLGTLGYLAEIDHSSIESALNHLMLDEYTIEKRMMLSGRVYHQGELMAEDVALNDIVIGREGPLRVTRFHNFVNGEFLNSYTADGIIISTATGSTGYSLSAGGPIVSPETNILIMTPVAPHTLNTRSVIFPADDEITVEIGEGRQKGMARAVASFDGDTNVIMTTGDRIVIRRSVRDTQIVKISNISFLEVLRRKMKN from the coding sequence ATGGAAAATTTTTTTATCATTGCCAACTGTGAAAAAGACGAAGGACTGAAAATTTCCAGAAAGGCGGAGGCATATCTCAAAAGCAAGGGAAAAATGTGCACCATCGGGGCAGAGAAATCCTGTGAGAGAGATGCCGACAATCATTATACAGATGCGTCTACCATTCCGGAAGGGGTGGAATGTGTTATTGTCCTGGGCGGGGACGGCACGCTTCTCCATGCGGCCAGGGATGTGGTGGACCGTCAGATCCCTCTTCTGGGCATTAATCTGGGAACCTTGGGTTATCTGGCGGAGATTGACCATTCCAGTATCGAGTCGGCCCTGAATCACCTCATGCTTGACGAGTATACCATCGAAAAGCGGATGATGTTAAGCGGAAGGGTCTATCATCAGGGAGAGCTTATGGCTGAGGATGTGGCACTCAATGATATTGTGATCGGAAGGGAAGGACCTCTTCGGGTGACACGTTTTCATAATTTTGTAAACGGGGAGTTCCTGAATTCCTATACAGCAGACGGGATCATTATTTCCACGGCAACGGGTTCCACGGGTTACAGCCTTTCCGCAGGAGGACCTATTGTATCACCGGAGACGAATATTCTGATCATGACACCGGTGGCACCCCATACCCTGAACACGAGAAGTGTGATCTTTCCGGCGGATGATGAGATCACCGTGGAGATCGGCGAGGGAAGGCAGAAAGGCATGGCGCGGGCGGTTGCCTCCTTTGACGGGGATACCAATGTGATCATGACAACAGGCGACAGGATCGTGATCAGGCGTTCCGTCAGGGATACCCAGATCGTGAAGATCAGCAATATCAGTTTTCTGGAAGTGCTGCGGCGGAAAATGAAAAATTGA
- the spo0A gene encoding sporulation transcription factor Spo0A, with protein MEKLNVAIADDNEKMLDLLGNLINEDKELELVGHANNGADIYDIIREKEPDVVLLDIIMPKVDGLSVMERVGRDGNLKKHPAFIVVSAVGQEQITEDAFNLGANYYIMKPFDNKMLLSRIKHIKQSRDTRVKELRKVNAYEDKSTYFERNLEADVTNIIHEIGVPAHIKGYQYLRDAIILSVNDMEMLNSITKILYPTIAKKHQTTPSRVERAIRHAIEVAWSRGKMDTIDELFGYTVSTGKGKPTNSEFIALIADKIRLEYKK; from the coding sequence ATGGAAAAGTTAAATGTCGCTATAGCAGATGATAATGAGAAAATGTTGGATTTACTGGGGAATCTCATCAATGAAGATAAAGAGCTGGAATTGGTAGGTCATGCCAACAATGGCGCCGATATATACGATATAATCAGAGAAAAAGAACCGGACGTTGTACTTTTAGATATCATAATGCCGAAAGTGGACGGATTAAGCGTGATGGAGCGTGTCGGAAGGGACGGCAACTTGAAAAAACATCCCGCTTTTATCGTGGTATCCGCTGTCGGACAGGAACAGATTACAGAAGACGCCTTTAATCTGGGTGCGAATTACTATATTATGAAACCGTTTGACAATAAGATGCTTCTGTCCCGCATCAAGCATATCAAGCAGTCCAGGGACACGAGAGTGAAGGAACTGCGCAAAGTGAATGCCTATGAGGATAAAAGTACCTATTTTGAGAGAAATCTGGAAGCAGATGTGACCAACATCATCCATGAGATCGGCGTGCCGGCACATATCAAAGGATATCAGTATCTGAGAGATGCCATCATCCTTTCTGTGAATGACATGGAAATGCTGAATTCCATTACGAAAATCTTATATCCGACCATAGCGAAAAAGCATCAGACCACACCCAGCCGCGTAGAGCGGGCAATTCGTCACGCCATTGAGGTGGCCTGGAGCAGAGGAAAGATGGATACCATTGATGAGCTGTTTGGCTATACTGTGAGCACAGGAAAAGGCAAACCCACCAATTCGGAATTTATTGCTTTGATCGCAGATAAAATCAGATTAGAATACAAGAAATAA
- the glgA gene encoding glycogen synthase GlgA, translating into MKKILFVASEAVPFIKTGGLADVVGALPKCFDKNLFDVRVIIPKYMCMKEEFKNQLQYVTHFYMDIGYRREYVGIMQMEYDGIKFYFIDNEYYFAGYQPYGDIRFDIEKFAFFSKAALSILPVIDFRPDVIHCHDWQTGLVPVYLKDRFQEGAFYQGIKTIMTIHNLKFQGTWDIKTIRELTGLPAYYFTPDKLEAFKDGNLLKGGLVYADAITTVSNTYAEEIKTEFYGEKLDGLLRARAHDLRGIVNGIDYDEYNPETDRMIAKNYNAKTFRKEKIKNKTALQSELGLNQDPKAMMIGIVSRLTDQKGLDLIAYVMDELCQDAIQLVVLGTGEERYENMFRHFAWKYQGKVSANIFYDNALSHRIYASCDAFLMPSLFEPCGLSQLMSLRYGTIPIVRETGGLKDTVEPYNEFESTGTGFSFTNYNAHEMLSTIRYAESVYYDRKREWNKLIDRAMAKDFSWSNSANQYEEMYNWLIG; encoded by the coding sequence GTGAAGAAGATATTGTTTGTGGCTTCAGAGGCCGTACCGTTTATTAAAACAGGAGGGCTGGCAGACGTTGTCGGCGCGCTGCCCAAGTGCTTTGATAAAAATTTATTTGATGTGCGGGTGATTATCCCCAAATACATGTGCATGAAGGAAGAGTTTAAGAACCAGCTTCAGTATGTTACACATTTTTATATGGACATAGGCTACCGCAGAGAATACGTGGGTATTATGCAGATGGAATATGACGGTATTAAGTTCTATTTCATTGACAACGAATACTATTTTGCAGGATACCAGCCTTATGGTGATATCCGTTTCGACATTGAGAAGTTTGCATTTTTCTCAAAAGCCGCATTATCCATCCTGCCGGTAATTGATTTCAGGCCTGATGTGATCCACTGCCACGACTGGCAGACAGGACTGGTACCGGTTTATTTAAAGGACAGGTTCCAGGAAGGTGCCTTTTATCAGGGAATTAAGACAATCATGACCATACATAACCTGAAATTCCAGGGTACCTGGGATATTAAGACGATCCGAGAGCTGACCGGACTTCCGGCATATTATTTTACCCCTGACAAGCTGGAGGCGTTTAAGGACGGCAACCTCTTAAAAGGCGGACTGGTGTATGCTGATGCCATAACAACTGTGAGTAATACCTATGCAGAAGAGATCAAGACAGAATTTTACGGAGAAAAACTGGACGGACTGCTTCGCGCCCGCGCCCATGACCTGCGCGGTATCGTAAATGGAATCGACTATGATGAATATAACCCCGAAACTGACCGTATGATAGCGAAGAACTACAATGCGAAGACATTCCGCAAAGAAAAAATAAAGAACAAGACAGCTCTGCAAAGCGAACTGGGACTGAACCAGGATCCAAAGGCTATGATGATCGGTATTGTGTCACGTCTGACAGACCAAAAGGGTCTGGATCTGATCGCTTATGTAATGGATGAGCTGTGCCAGGATGCAATCCAGCTTGTAGTGCTGGGCACTGGTGAAGAACGATACGAGAATATGTTCCGCCATTTCGCATGGAAATATCAAGGCAAGGTGTCCGCCAATATTTTCTATGACAATGCGTTATCTCACCGAATCTATGCATCATGTGATGCGTTCCTGATGCCATCTCTGTTCGAGCCATGCGGCCTGAGCCAGTTGATGAGCCTTCGTTACGGAACGATTCCCATCGTGCGTGAGACCGGCGGTTTGAAAGACACTGTAGAACCATACAATGAATTTGAAAGTACAGGAACAGGCTTCAGCTTTACGAATTACAATGCCCATGAGATGCTGAGTACAATTCGCTATGCAGAGTCTGTATACTACGATAGGAAGCGCGAGTGGAATAAACTGATCGACCGCGCAATGGCTAAGGATTTTTCCTGGTCCAATTCTGCGAACCAGTATGAGGAAATGTACAACTGGCTGATTGGATAG
- a CDS encoding TlyA family RNA methyltransferase: MKERLDVMLVKQGLAPSREKAKAIIMSGNVYVDNQKEDKAGSMFADTVKIEVRGSTLKYVSRGGLKLEKAMDRFGVTLEGKVCMDVGSSTGGFTDCMLQNGAVKVYAIDVGHGQLDWKLRNDERVVCMERTNIRYVVPEDLEERAGFSSIDVSFISLTKVLLPVRELLLEGGEIVCLIKPQFEAGREKVGKKGVVRNPQVHEEVIEKVMEYAKSIGFAALHLEFSPIKGPEGNIEYLLHLKKKDGEEPAEDAALDVHTVVSEAHRELDK; this comes from the coding sequence ATGAAAGAGCGTCTGGATGTAATGCTGGTAAAACAGGGGCTTGCACCTTCCAGAGAGAAGGCAAAAGCCATTATTATGTCAGGAAATGTCTATGTGGATAACCAGAAAGAGGACAAGGCAGGCTCTATGTTTGCCGATACAGTGAAGATAGAAGTCAGGGGCAGTACGCTGAAATATGTGAGCAGAGGAGGCCTGAAGCTTGAAAAAGCCATGGACCGCTTCGGCGTCACGTTGGAAGGAAAAGTGTGCATGGATGTAGGCTCCTCCACAGGTGGGTTTACAGACTGCATGCTTCAAAACGGCGCTGTGAAAGTCTATGCTATTGATGTGGGGCACGGACAGCTTGACTGGAAACTGAGAAATGATGAGCGGGTGGTCTGCATGGAGCGGACCAATATCCGGTATGTAGTGCCTGAGGATTTGGAAGAGAGAGCCGGATTTTCGTCTATAGACGTATCCTTTATCTCACTGACAAAGGTGCTCCTGCCTGTCCGGGAGCTGCTCCTGGAAGGCGGCGAGATCGTCTGCCTGATCAAACCCCAGTTTGAGGCTGGAAGAGAAAAGGTGGGCAAAAAAGGCGTGGTCAGAAATCCGCAGGTGCACGAAGAGGTCATAGAAAAAGTGATGGAGTATGCGAAAAGTATTGGATTTGCTGCCCTGCACCTGGAGTTTTCACCGATCAAAGGCCCGGAAGGCAATATTGAGTACCTTTTGCACTTAAAGAAAAAAGATGGAGAAGAGCCAGCAGAAGATGCCGCTCTGGACGTTCATACAGTGGTAAGCGAGGCGCACAGAGAGCTGGACAAATAG
- the argR gene encoding arginine repressor, whose translation MKIARHSKIIDLINQYDIETQEELAAKLQEAGFAVTQATVSRDIRELKLMKIARPDGGSRYTVMGQRDSQNSEKYIRVLKDAFLSMEMAQNILVIKTVSGMANAAGAALDNMNYSEVVGCIAGDDTIACINRSTDDTIILMDKIKKIINAYEESTR comes from the coding sequence ATGAAAATTGCCAGACATTCTAAAATCATAGATTTGATCAATCAGTATGACATCGAGACACAGGAAGAACTGGCTGCGAAACTGCAGGAGGCCGGCTTTGCGGTGACGCAGGCCACTGTTTCACGGGATATCCGGGAGCTGAAGCTGATGAAGATCGCCAGGCCGGACGGCGGCTCCAGATATACGGTCATGGGACAGAGGGACAGCCAGAACAGTGAAAAGTACATAAGGGTTCTCAAGGATGCCTTTCTATCCATGGAGATGGCGCAGAATATTCTGGTGATCAAAACGGTTTCCGGTATGGCAAATGCAGCAGGTGCGGCTCTTGACAATATGAATTACAGTGAAGTGGTGGGCTGTATTGCAGGAGATGATACCATTGCCTGCATCAACAGAAGTACAGACGATACGATCATTTTAATGGATAAAATAAAAAAAATCATCAATGCTTATGAAGAGAGTACAAGGTAG